Proteins found in one Brevibacillus brevis genomic segment:
- a CDS encoding glycosyltransferase, whose amino-acid sequence MKRLVEKIKPKKKEKIEEVLTVSKTERRVLSNVPDPEKIRVQVDRRGAKDTNEPGNLEDPEYLNRIRMLSLRYMADFPVTLLTKKQRIKDGIKARAVDISSTGLLVELDSEMVDIQVGQVFMIHCTIPPGTMPEGYESTVKLDATVVRSFTQEEDGRQKFMLAFEFSKPLTDYLRKKRWGYAIYIASTFLFFAAAFIVLMRAESVIYFKYNMYLYLYSLIAAAFLLTRYLFGALYRGVPVNPDYTPGVSIIIPCFNEEQWIHRTILSCVNQNYPIDKLEVIVVDDRSTDRSAEEIQKVIDMIHNEAERYMTRERVRMHILPENGGKRVALVKGVEMAKHDLVVFVDSDSFLEPTAIRNLVQPFQDPKMGGVAGRTDVENKFTNSITKLQTVRYYIAFRIMKAAESWFDSVTCLSGPLSCYRKELILQHSEAWLNQKFLGQPATFGDDRSMTNFILRTHRTGYQDSAICSTIVPSDMNVFLKQQMRWKRSWLRESLRASGFIWRKEPFMAIFFYIGLIVPIAAPVIVLYNLVYVPLVHHIFPGTFLMGLLLMALLMSLAHLFFRRSKLWVFGIVFCVFYELVLLWQMPVAWVTFWKSTWGTRETPQDVEARLKKEARKKNKKGFGLPF is encoded by the coding sequence ATGAAACGGTTGGTAGAGAAAATAAAGCCGAAAAAGAAAGAGAAAATCGAAGAAGTACTGACGGTTTCCAAAACAGAGAGGCGCGTATTATCGAATGTGCCAGACCCGGAGAAAATTCGTGTTCAAGTGGATCGCCGCGGTGCTAAAGATACGAATGAGCCAGGAAATCTGGAAGACCCGGAATACCTGAATCGCATTCGGATGCTAAGTCTGCGCTATATGGCGGATTTCCCGGTGACGCTATTGACCAAGAAACAGCGGATCAAGGATGGAATCAAGGCAAGAGCCGTCGATATTTCTTCGACTGGTCTATTAGTGGAACTAGATTCGGAGATGGTAGACATCCAGGTGGGACAAGTGTTTATGATCCATTGCACAATCCCGCCAGGTACAATGCCAGAAGGCTATGAGTCAACGGTGAAGCTGGATGCAACGGTTGTTCGCTCGTTTACCCAGGAGGAGGACGGGCGTCAGAAGTTCATGCTCGCCTTCGAGTTTTCCAAACCGCTGACTGACTATTTACGCAAAAAACGCTGGGGATACGCCATTTATATTGCAAGTACTTTCTTGTTTTTCGCTGCGGCGTTTATCGTGCTCATGCGCGCGGAGAGTGTGATTTATTTCAAATACAACATGTACTTGTATTTGTACAGCTTGATTGCCGCTGCCTTTTTGCTGACACGGTATTTATTCGGTGCTCTTTATCGGGGGGTTCCCGTCAATCCGGACTATACACCGGGCGTGAGCATTATTATCCCGTGTTTTAATGAAGAGCAGTGGATTCACCGGACGATTTTGAGTTGTGTCAATCAGAACTACCCGATTGATAAGCTGGAGGTCATCGTGGTAGACGACCGCTCGACAGACCGATCCGCAGAAGAGATTCAAAAGGTCATCGATATGATTCATAACGAGGCCGAGCGCTATATGACCCGCGAGCGCGTGAGGATGCACATTCTTCCGGAAAACGGCGGGAAACGGGTCGCTTTGGTAAAAGGTGTGGAAATGGCCAAGCACGATTTGGTTGTCTTCGTTGATTCAGACAGCTTTTTGGAACCGACTGCGATTCGCAACCTCGTACAGCCTTTCCAAGACCCGAAAATGGGTGGTGTCGCAGGGCGTACGGATGTGGAAAACAAGTTCACCAACTCAATCACCAAGCTGCAAACCGTTCGTTACTACATTGCCTTTCGCATCATGAAAGCGGCTGAGTCCTGGTTTGACAGTGTCACTTGCTTGTCTGGGCCGTTGTCTTGCTATCGTAAGGAATTGATTTTGCAGCATTCTGAAGCATGGCTGAATCAGAAGTTTCTCGGGCAGCCAGCCACTTTTGGCGATGACCGAAGCATGACCAACTTTATTTTGCGAACACATCGGACGGGCTATCAGGATTCTGCGATTTGCTCGACGATTGTGCCGTCAGATATGAACGTATTTTTGAAGCAGCAGATGCGCTGGAAGCGTTCGTGGTTGAGGGAGTCTTTGCGTGCCAGCGGCTTTATTTGGCGCAAGGAGCCTTTTATGGCGATCTTCTTTTACATTGGTCTGATTGTTCCTATCGCTGCTCCTGTCATCGTCCTGTACAACCTCGTATACGTCCCGCTCGTTCATCACATTTTCCCGGGCACGTTTTTAATGGGCTTGCTGTTGATGGCGCTCTTAATGAGTTTGGCCCATCTGTTTTTCCGTAGAAGCAAGCTATGGGTTTTCGGGATTGTCTTTTGTGTGTTTTATGAGCTGGTGCTGTTGTGGCAGATGCCTGTGGCTTGGGTGACATTCTGGAAATCTACTTGGGGTACGCGAGAAACACCGCAGGACGTCGAAGCGAGATTGAAAAAAGAAGCCCGAAAGAAGAACAAAAAAGGCTTTGGGCTGCCATTTTAA
- a CDS encoding nucleotide sugar dehydrogenase — MNLYEGIVERKEKIAVVGLGYVGLPIAMALSKRSSVIGFDVNKEKVAAYQKGNFHDVDVEQELTSDSAIEFTSDENRLQEARFFIVAVPTPVKSGNVPDLKFVESASRMVGRQLRKGAIVVFESTVYPGATEDVCLPILEAESGLRCGIDFKIGYSPERINPGDKVNRLENIVKIVSGMDEETLGIVASVYELVIKAGVYRAESIKVAEAAKVIENAQRDVNIAFMNELAMLFNQMDIPTKAVLKAAGTKWNFLPFSPGLVGGHCIGIDPYYLTYKAEDSGYRSRIILAARHINDGMGKYVAQQIIKMAVRSKLDLQNVRIGILGLSYKEDCADIRNTKVTDIIEELKEYGINPLVVDPMVNPREAYEEYGIELSEMGALHDLDIVVVAVPHAPFAQMEVADFAAMYGKNEAKIMIDIKEIYSKADFVNSGFHYWSL; from the coding sequence ATGAATTTGTACGAAGGGATTGTGGAGAGGAAGGAAAAAATTGCTGTCGTCGGTCTTGGGTACGTAGGCTTGCCGATTGCGATGGCACTGTCAAAACGTTCTTCTGTGATTGGATTCGATGTAAACAAAGAGAAAGTAGCAGCCTATCAAAAGGGAAACTTTCATGATGTGGACGTGGAACAGGAGCTGACGAGTGACTCTGCTATTGAATTCACTTCAGATGAAAATAGATTGCAGGAAGCGCGATTTTTTATCGTGGCCGTGCCTACTCCGGTCAAAAGCGGCAATGTTCCAGACCTGAAATTTGTAGAAAGCGCGTCCCGCATGGTGGGCAGACAGTTGAGAAAAGGGGCAATCGTCGTATTTGAATCGACTGTTTATCCTGGGGCAACCGAAGATGTTTGCTTGCCGATTCTGGAGGCGGAATCGGGCTTGCGTTGTGGTATAGACTTCAAGATCGGCTATTCACCTGAACGCATCAACCCGGGAGACAAGGTAAATCGTCTGGAAAACATCGTCAAGATCGTATCGGGGATGGATGAAGAAACACTGGGAATCGTAGCAAGCGTCTACGAGCTCGTGATCAAGGCAGGCGTTTATCGAGCAGAAAGCATCAAGGTAGCGGAAGCGGCAAAAGTCATTGAAAATGCTCAGCGGGATGTCAATATTGCGTTTATGAATGAGCTGGCGATGCTGTTCAACCAGATGGATATTCCGACGAAAGCAGTATTGAAAGCGGCAGGAACCAAGTGGAACTTCCTCCCTTTTTCACCGGGCTTGGTTGGCGGGCATTGCATCGGTATCGACCCGTACTATTTAACGTACAAAGCAGAAGACAGCGGCTATCGCTCCCGCATTATTTTGGCAGCTAGACACATCAATGATGGCATGGGGAAATATGTCGCCCAACAAATCATTAAGATGGCTGTTCGCTCAAAGCTCGATCTTCAAAATGTAAGGATCGGTATATTAGGTCTGTCATACAAAGAAGACTGCGCAGATATCAGAAATACCAAGGTGACGGATATTATTGAGGAATTGAAAGAATACGGCATAAATCCGTTGGTCGTAGACCCGATGGTGAATCCTCGGGAGGCATACGAGGAATACGGCATCGAGCTGTCAGAGATGGGGGCTCTCCACGACTTGGACATAGTGGTTGTAGCGGTACCGCATGCTCCCTTTGCCCAGATGGAAGTCGCTGATTTTGCCGCAATGTACGGTAAGAATGAAGCAAAAATCATGATCGATATAAAAGAGATTTATTCCAAAGCTGACTTTGTAAACAGTGGATTTCATTACTGGAGCTTGTAG
- a CDS encoding polysaccharide deacetylase family protein has translation MISHWKGASGFRVFQWISLVGIVALLAGCSPFQGNENGADNGPASGKPEKIERYKGEKSKAVSMVYTTQRQLALTFNGMADKDKMKRLLDELDKYHIKAAFFMPGMRVAEEPDIAREIVARGHEIENNTLNNSDLQNQPYEKMYKDIELTNEVIHRETDKTPRYIRTKSGEYNDDLRLVAAHNGQEAVVSASLFLHNWQKETEEQKIHYLRKYMNRGGIIAMDTEENKSVVENIRLLAEAATDVGYRFVPLHELIAQGGERKPLQDISGFDAAKMNAAYYESKPNLIYRKETDKKMVALSFDDWGTDQTVTKILDILDKKGVKASFFLRADGVERNPNLARAIAEAGHDVANHTYSHPVNTKIAPEELQKEIVKAHQIITEAIQQKPTMYFRPPTGAFDDQTLKAIAATGYEDITIYDVTPSDYDKKRSADDIVKTIMEQTRSGSVILLHMLDDIHTVEALPIVIDQLRSKGYTLVPMTEMFGQ, from the coding sequence ATGATTAGTCATTGGAAAGGGGCCAGTGGGTTCCGAGTATTTCAATGGATCTCCCTTGTAGGGATCGTGGCATTATTGGCAGGCTGTTCACCGTTTCAGGGGAATGAAAACGGTGCAGATAACGGACCTGCGTCAGGCAAACCTGAAAAAATCGAGCGTTACAAAGGGGAAAAGAGCAAGGCAGTGTCGATGGTCTACACGACGCAAAGACAGCTTGCTCTTACTTTTAATGGGATGGCAGATAAAGACAAGATGAAAAGATTGCTGGATGAGTTGGACAAGTACCACATCAAGGCAGCTTTTTTCATGCCAGGAATGAGAGTAGCTGAAGAGCCTGACATTGCGCGAGAAATTGTCGCCAGAGGTCACGAGATCGAAAACAATACGTTGAACAATTCTGATTTGCAGAACCAACCTTACGAGAAAATGTACAAAGACATCGAGTTGACCAATGAGGTCATTCATAGAGAAACGGACAAAACACCGCGGTATATCAGAACAAAGTCGGGTGAATACAACGACGATCTCCGATTGGTAGCTGCTCACAATGGACAAGAAGCCGTCGTGTCCGCCAGTCTGTTTCTGCACAATTGGCAAAAAGAGACGGAGGAGCAAAAAATTCATTACCTAAGAAAATATATGAATCGCGGCGGCATCATCGCGATGGATACAGAGGAGAACAAGTCTGTCGTAGAAAACATCCGGCTACTGGCAGAGGCAGCTACTGATGTCGGTTACAGATTCGTCCCCTTGCACGAGTTGATTGCACAAGGAGGGGAGCGAAAGCCGCTGCAAGATATTTCGGGTTTTGATGCAGCAAAAATGAATGCGGCGTATTACGAGTCCAAGCCAAATCTCATCTATCGAAAAGAAACGGACAAGAAGATGGTCGCCTTGTCTTTCGATGATTGGGGTACGGATCAAACAGTTACGAAGATTCTCGATATCCTGGACAAAAAGGGAGTAAAGGCTTCGTTTTTCCTTCGTGCAGATGGTGTAGAGCGAAATCCAAACTTGGCGAGAGCAATTGCGGAAGCGGGACACGACGTAGCCAATCACACTTATTCTCACCCGGTGAATACCAAAATTGCGCCGGAAGAGTTACAAAAAGAGATTGTTAAAGCCCATCAGATCATTACGGAAGCGATTCAGCAGAAGCCGACGATGTATTTCAGACCGCCAACTGGGGCGTTCGACGATCAGACACTCAAGGCGATTGCAGCAACGGGCTACGAGGATATTACGATTTATGATGTGACGCCGTCCGATTACGACAAGAAACGGAGTGCGGACGATATCGTCAAAACCATTATGGAGCAGACACGGAGCGGAAGCGTGATCCTGCTGCACATGCTCGATGATATTCACACAGTAGAGGCGCTACCAATCGTAATTGACCAGCTTAGAAGCAAAGGATACACGCTTGTACCCATGACAGAGATGTTTGGCCAATAA
- a CDS encoding aldehyde dehydrogenase family protein, whose protein sequence is MKKHLYINGQWKEAKEYAPLHSPYSGELLAEIAQADDHDVDEAIKAAKAAAKVMAKMPASQRALILEKAVAIMEARKEELAIILAQEAAKPLRTGRVEIARTIQTYKFAAEEAKRIHGETVPLDAAPGGEGRLAFTVRKPIGVVGAITPFNFPFNLVAHKVGPAIAAGNTVVLKPASQTPLSSLILADIFAEAGLPAGALNILPGKGAVVGEKLVTDSRIAAITFTGSPAVGIAMKNKAGLKRVTLELGSNSAVIIDHNVEITQALIDRCVTGAFSFSGQVCISLQRVYIHQSKYEEFLEKFKAGTEKLVLGDPLNEATDMSSVISAKDHERMGAWVQEAVEAGAHVVTGGKPVSDNLFAPTILTNVGAHVAVSCQEVFGPIVVVTPFETMDEAIEAVNDSRFGLQAGIYTSDIHAAMRAAEELEVGGVMINDIPTFRVDNMPYGGVKDSGFGREGIKYAVEELTELKLIAIKL, encoded by the coding sequence ATGAAAAAGCATCTCTACATCAACGGACAATGGAAAGAAGCAAAAGAATACGCGCCGCTCCACTCCCCGTATTCTGGGGAGCTGCTGGCTGAAATCGCTCAGGCAGACGATCATGACGTCGACGAGGCAATCAAGGCGGCAAAAGCTGCTGCCAAAGTCATGGCGAAAATGCCAGCTAGTCAGCGAGCTTTGATACTAGAGAAGGCCGTTGCGATTATGGAGGCACGCAAGGAAGAACTGGCGATCATCCTCGCACAGGAAGCCGCCAAGCCACTTCGCACGGGTCGTGTAGAAATTGCTCGGACGATCCAGACCTACAAGTTTGCAGCAGAAGAAGCGAAGCGTATCCACGGAGAGACGGTGCCGCTCGATGCAGCACCGGGCGGTGAAGGACGTCTTGCTTTTACCGTACGCAAGCCGATTGGCGTAGTTGGCGCGATCACGCCTTTTAACTTTCCATTCAATCTCGTGGCGCACAAGGTCGGGCCTGCCATTGCCGCAGGAAATACTGTCGTGCTGAAGCCAGCGAGTCAGACGCCGCTCAGCTCGCTGATCCTGGCCGATATTTTCGCAGAGGCGGGATTGCCTGCCGGAGCGCTCAATATTTTGCCTGGAAAAGGCGCAGTCGTAGGCGAAAAGCTGGTCACTGACAGCCGAATTGCCGCGATCACGTTTACCGGAAGTCCTGCGGTTGGAATCGCGATGAAAAACAAAGCGGGACTCAAACGCGTGACCTTGGAGCTTGGCTCCAACTCCGCAGTGATCATTGACCACAACGTGGAAATTACGCAAGCATTGATTGATCGTTGCGTGACGGGTGCCTTCTCCTTTAGCGGTCAAGTGTGCATCTCGCTGCAACGCGTCTATATTCACCAGAGCAAGTACGAAGAGTTCCTGGAAAAGTTTAAGGCTGGCACAGAAAAGCTCGTGCTGGGTGATCCGCTGAACGAAGCGACAGACATGTCCTCCGTGATCTCCGCCAAGGATCATGAACGCATGGGAGCATGGGTACAGGAAGCAGTAGAAGCAGGGGCACACGTAGTTACTGGCGGGAAGCCTGTCAGTGACAACCTCTTTGCCCCTACGATTCTGACCAATGTCGGCGCTCATGTTGCCGTCTCCTGCCAGGAGGTATTCGGTCCAATCGTAGTCGTTACACCGTTTGAGACGATGGACGAAGCGATTGAAGCGGTAAATGACTCCCGATTCGGCTTGCAAGCAGGCATCTATACGAGTGACATTCACGCGGCTATGCGCGCAGCGGAAGAGCTGGAGGTCGGAGGCGTGATGATCAACGACATTCCGACGTTCCGCGTGGACAACATGCCGTATGGCGGTGTGAAAGACAGTGGTTTTGGCCGCGAAGGTATCAAGTATGCGGTCGAGGAATTAACGGAACTAAAATTAATCGCGATCAAACTGTAA